The following are encoded together in the Poseidonibacter lekithochrous genome:
- the murC gene encoding UDP-N-acetylmuramate--L-alanine ligase, whose translation MKVHFIGIGGIGLSALARFLNNDGHEVCGSDMKSSPITKELENEGIKVSCPQDASNISDDLDLVIYSAAVTDENPELIESRIKQIKTLSRKEALPIILGDKKNYCVAGAHGKSTTTAILASILNSSALIGAISKDFGSNFRYVNDLVAFEADESDASFLLSNPYCSIVTNAEPEHMEYYNYDENKFFGSYEKFVNMASKRVINAEDKHINRIKFNTENCVKLYPSSDIQNITYVLKDNEPFTKFDLLDLGTFEVWGFGFHIALDASLAILAALNELDIETIRKNLLSYKGIKKRFDVVQANGALVVIDDYAHHPTEISATINSVIEYDKIKKMSKKVVIWQPHKYSRTIDNLEGFKKCFEGCDELVILPIWTIPGEKKVEIDFEKEFKKYNPIFAHSLQTSEGRVQLINDNKVVKTYEDGLILGVGAGDITYQLRH comes from the coding sequence ATGAAAGTACATTTTATTGGAATAGGTGGGATTGGGCTTTCAGCATTAGCTAGATTTTTAAATAATGATGGGCACGAAGTTTGTGGCTCAGATATGAAAAGTTCTCCAATTACAAAAGAGTTAGAAAATGAAGGTATTAAAGTGTCTTGTCCTCAAGATGCTTCTAATATCTCTGATGATTTGGATTTAGTAATTTATTCAGCCGCAGTAACTGATGAAAACCCAGAATTAATTGAATCAAGAATAAAACAAATCAAAACTCTTTCAAGAAAAGAAGCTTTACCTATTATTTTAGGTGATAAGAAAAACTATTGTGTTGCGGGTGCTCATGGAAAGTCTACAACTACAGCAATTTTAGCTTCTATTTTAAACTCTTCTGCATTAATTGGAGCTATTTCAAAAGACTTTGGCTCAAACTTTAGATATGTTAATGATTTAGTTGCTTTTGAAGCAGATGAATCTGATGCATCTTTCTTATTATCAAATCCATATTGTTCAATTGTTACAAATGCTGAACCTGAACATATGGAATATTATAACTATGATGAAAATAAGTTTTTTGGATCATATGAAAAATTTGTAAATATGGCATCTAAAAGAGTTATTAATGCTGAAGATAAACATATAAATAGAATTAAATTTAATACTGAAAACTGCGTAAAATTATATCCAAGTAGTGATATTCAAAACATCACTTATGTTCTAAAAGACAATGAACCTTTTACAAAGTTTGATTTGCTTGATTTAGGTACATTTGAAGTTTGGGGATTTGGTTTTCATATAGCACTTGATGCTTCTTTAGCTATTTTAGCTGCTTTAAATGAACTTGATATTGAAACTATAAGAAAGAATCTTTTATCTTATAAGGGTATTAAAAAAAGATTTGATGTGGTTCAAGCTAATGGTGCTTTAGTTGTTATTGATGACTATGCACATCATCCAACTGAGATTTCTGCTACAATAAATTCAGTAATAGAATATGATAAAATAAAAAAGATGTCTAAAAAAGTTGTAATTTGGCAACCTCACAAATACTCAAGAACAATTGATAACCTAGAAGGTTTCAAAAAATGTTTTGAAGGATGTGATGAATTAGTTATTCTTCCTATTTGGACAATTCCTGGTGAGAAAAAAGTAGAAATTGATTTTGAAAAAGAATTTAAAAAGTACAATCCTATTTTTGCTCATTCCCTACAAACAAGTGAGGGAAGAGTACAATTAATCAATGATAATAAAGTTGTTAAAACTTATGAAGATGGATTAATACTAGGTGTTGGTGCTGGAGATATTACTTATCAATTAAGACATTAA